In a single window of the Procambarus clarkii isolate CNS0578487 chromosome 51, FALCON_Pclarkii_2.0, whole genome shotgun sequence genome:
- the LOC138351984 gene encoding uncharacterized protein yields MLQDLYRLYIPVFSMLQDLYRLYIPVFSMLQDLYRLYIPVFNMLQDLYRLYIPVFNMLHDLYRFVIHTCLTFAFNNGERQCLCSREQAIPVPLSIGHTIAFVLENRQYQCPPVYPQPASTPSLRLPPVSVYPQSPSTPSLRLPPVSVYPQPASTPSLRLPPACVYPQSPSTPSLRLPPACVYPQSPSTPSLRLPPVSVYPQPPSTPSLRLPPVSVYPQSPSTPSLRLPPVSVYPQSPSTPSLRLPPACVYPQPASTPASVYQGAQ; encoded by the exons ATGCTACAGGACCTCTACCGGTTATACATACCTGTGTTCAGCATGCTACAGGACCTCTACCGGTTATACATACCTGTGTTCAGCATGCTACAGGACCTCTACCGGTTATACATACCTGTGTTCAACATGCTACAGGACCTCTACCGGTTATACATACCTGTGTTCAACATGTTACATGACCTCTACCGGTTTGTTATACATACCTGT CTCACCTTTGCGTTCAATAACGGGGAGCGTCAGTGCCTTTGTTCTCGAGAACAGGCAATACCAGTGCCGTTGAGCATAGGGCACACAATTGCCTTTGTTCTCGAGAACAGGCAATACCAGTGCC CTCCCGTCTACCCCCAGCCTGCGTCTACCCCCAGTCTCCGTCTACCCCCAGTCTCCGTCTACCCCCAGTCTCCGTCTACCCCCAGTCTCCGTCTACCCCCAGTCTCCGTCTACCCCCAGCCTGCGTCTACCCCCAGCCTGCGTCTACCCCCAGCCTGCGTCTACCCCCAGTCTCCGTCTACCCCCAGTCTCCGTCTACCCCCAGCCTGCGTCTACCCCCAATCTCCGTCTACCCCCAGTCTCCGTCTACCCCCAGTCTCCGTCTACCCCCAGCCCCCGTCTACCCCCAGCCTGCGTCTACCCCCAGTCTCCGTCTACCCCCAGTCTCCGTCTACCCCCAGCCTGCGTCTACCCCCAGTCTCCGTCTACCCCCAGTCTCCGTCTACCCCCAGTCTCCGTCTACCCCCAGCCTGCGTCTACCCCCAGCCTGCGTCTACCCCAGCCTCCGTCTACCAGGGTGCCCAATGA